In Fusarium verticillioides 7600 chromosome 4, whole genome shotgun sequence, the following proteins share a genomic window:
- a CDS encoding poly [ADP-ribose] polymerase encodes MPPRRRAAANPPADPPLDGCTIAVSGKFDDINHSHSSLEALIRKHGGSFTRSVTKATTHVVSTQDDFNSQSNKVTAAKDKGLPVVDPTWLIDIDSKGNKLSADDYIWDSASKTNGTAKAATNGKSKKRSPPAADDEDDEEESQPKSKRARSTSVAPKAKAKPTAVKKSTKDKAPVEDESEEEEAPKTKAKPKAAAKKGAKGKAAVKDEPEENLEEEKVVAEGQFIKKKDVAIPLDEHCTLPTYQVYVDPDSGLIYDASLNQTNSSANNNKFYRIQVLKNPKSTDFKTWTRWGRVGEMGQKAILGNGTVDDAIKQFQKKFKDKSGLAWDNRTDNPKPGKYAFVERSYNPDSDDDDEDDKKAVKKEADDEEDNASPPECTLEKPVKELMELIFNQQYFQQAMTSLNYDANKLPLGKLSKTTITRGFQQLKDLAALIDDPTLAVSKWNMSMSAATEHLSNTYYSFIPHAFGRNRPPIIRDNTLLKREIELLESLSDMKDAAEIMKIDRKTRDTIHPLDRQFQGLGLEEMTPLDHKSSEFSHLKNYLNESRGSTHNMSYTVKDIFRIERQGEFKRFDNSEYSKISSDRRLLWHGSRATNYGGILSQGLRIAPPEAPVSGYMFGKGIYLADMSSKSAGYCCSYNTGGEALLLLCEAELGDPIQKLVDSSYNAGTDAKKKGMHSTWGQGRTGPSKWIDAGVVHESLKGIKMPDPSVKPGDTNVSDARLYYNEYIVYDVAQVKLRYLLRVKI; translated from the exons ATGCCTCCTagaagaagagctgccgCGAACCCTCCAGCTGATCCACCTCTGGACGGCTGTACGATCGCAGTTAGCGGCAAGTTTGACGACATTAACCACAGTCATTCCTCTCTCGAGGCTCTCATCCGCAAGCATGGTGGATCTTTCACCAGAAGCGTCACAAAGGCCACCACCCATGTTGTTTCTACTCAAGATGACTTTAACTCCCAAAGCAACAAAGTCACTGCGGCCAAGGATAAGGGCCTCCCTGTCGTGGACCCCACGTGGCTCATTGACATCGACTCCAAGGGTAACAAGCTGAGCGCTGACGACTATATCTGGGACTCTGCTTCCAAGACCAATGGCACTGCTAAAGCTGCAACCAATGGCAAATCAAAGAAGCGATCCCCTCCTGccgctgatgatgaggatgacgaggaggaaagcCAACCCAAGTCCAAGCGCGCAAGGAGCACCAGCGTCGCGCCTAAAGCGAAGGCTAAGCCTACGGCGGTCAAGAAGAGTACCAAAGACAAGGCCCccgttgaagatgagtctgaagaggaggaggcccCCAAGACTAAAGCTAAGCCCAAGGCTGCTGCAAAGAAGGGTGCTAAGGGCAAagctgctgtcaaggatgagcctgaggagaacttggaggaagaaaaggttgttgctgaaggccagttcatcaagaagaaggatgtcgCAATTCCTCTCGATGAGCACTGCACCCTCCCCACCTATCAAGTTTATGTTGATCCAGACTCTGGTCTCATCTATGATGCTTCCTTGAACCAGACCAACTCTTCTGcaaacaacaacaagttCTACCGAATTCAGGTGTTGAAGAATCCTAAGTCCACTGACTTCAAGACATGGACTCGTTGGGGCCGTGTTGGAGAGATGGGTCAGAAGGCCATCCTTGGAAACGGAACCGTTGATGACGCTATCAAGcagttccagaagaagttcaaggacaAGTCAGGCCTCGCCTGGGACAACCGTACCGACAACCCCAAGCCTGGCAAGTATGCGTTCGTCGAGCGTAGTTACAACCCCgattctgatgatgacgacgaggacgataagaaggctgtcaagaaggaggcagatgatgaggaagataATGCATCTCCTCCTGAGTGTACACTCGAGAAGCCCGTCAAGGAATTGATGGAACTCATTTTCAACCAGCAGTACTTCCAACAGGCTATGACATCTCTCAACTACGATGCCAACAAGCTGCCACTGGGCAAGCTGAGTAAGACAACTATCACTCGCGGTTTCCAGCAGCTCAAAGATCTCGCTGCCCTGATTGACGACCCAACCCTTGCCGTATCAAAATGGAACATGTCCATGTCTGCTGCTACTGAGCACCTTTCCAACACCTACTACTCGTTCATTCCCCACGCCTTTGGTCGAAACCGGCCACCTATCATCCGCGACAACACCCTACTTAAGCGGGAAATAGAACTTCTCGAGAGCTTGTCAGACATGAAGGACGCTGCTGAGATCATGAAGATTGACCGCAAGACGAGAGATACCATCCATCCTCTCGATCGCCAGTTCCAGGGtctcggccttgaggagatGACTCCTCTTGACCACAAGAGCAGCGAGTTCAGTCATCTCAAGAACTACCTCAACGAGTCCCGCGGTTCTACTCATAACATGAGCTACACAGTCAAGGATATCTTCCGCATTGAGCGACAAGGCGAGTTCAAGCGATTTGACAACTCTGAATATTCCAAGATCTCTTCCGATCGTCGTCTTCTGTGGCACGGCTCGCGAGCAACAAACTACGGTGGTATCCTTAGTCAGGGTCTACGTATTGCCCCTCCCGAAGCTCCTGTGTCAGGTTACATGTTCGGCAAGGGTATTTATCTCGCCGATATGTCCTCCAAGTCGGCCGGATACTGTTGCTCTTACAACACTGGTGGCGAGGCTTTACTTCTGCTTTGTGAGGCCGAGCTTGGTGATCCTATTCAGAAGCTCGTCGATTCTAGCTACAATGCTGGCACTGacgcaaagaagaagggcatgCACAGTACCTGGGGCCAAGGAAGAACCGGCCCCAGCAAGTGGATCGATGCCGGCGTGGTTCATGAAAGCctcaagggtatcaagatg CCCGATCCCAGTGTCAAACCTGGTGATACCAACGTTTCCGATGCCCGTCTGTACTACAACGAGTACATCGTTTACGATGTCGCTCAAGTCAAGCTGCGGTACCTCCTCCGCGTCAAGATATAG